GATGCGGATAAACAAATTACAAAAAAGTTGAAAGTCGCCGGAGACAGTTTAGAAATAAAAATTCTGGATCATTTGATTGTTACCGAAAATAATTACTTTAGTTTTGTTGATGAAGGAATATTCTAGAATACTACAATGAAAAATACGAATATAAGACACATCTTCTTCGATTTAGATCACACCCTTTGGGATTTTGATAAAAATTCGGAATTGACATTTGAAACTATTTTCAATACAAACCATCCAACTATTGAAACGGCGGCATTTATTGAGAAATATGTCCCGATAAATCAGGCTTGTTGGAAATTATACCAGTATGATAAAATTACGCATGCAGAATTGCGTTATGCTAGATTGAAACATTCATTTGATGCGCTCCAGTATACTATTTCGGATGCTGAAATTGACCAGATAGCAGAGGATTATATTCGATTATTGCCTGAAAATAATAATTTGTTTGAAGGAACTTTTGAGATTTTGGACTATTTGAGTAAGAATTATACGCTCCATATTATTACAAACGGTTTTGCAGAAGTTCAATATAAGAAAATCAGTAATTCAAAGATTGGCAGCTATTTTCAAACAATTACAAATTCGGAAATGGCGGGAGTGAAGAAGCCAAATCCCATTATTTTTGAATACGCTTTAGATTTGGCCAAAGCCAAAAAAGAAAACAGCATCATGATTGGTGATTGTTTAGAAGCAGATGTTCAAGGTGCATTAGATGTGGGGTTAGAAGCAATTTTTTTTAATGCAAACAAAGTCGATGTTTCCCAAAACATCGTACAAATTAATCATTTATTAGAACTAAAAAAATATTTATAATTATGAAAACACGTTTCTTATTTCTGCTCTTTTTTGTGGTGAGTTATTCTTTCTCACAATCCGTAAACGATTACAAAGCCGTAATTGTTCCTTTAAAATACGATTTTCTAAAAACCGAAAATCAGTATCGTCTTAATACATTAACAAAATTTGATCTCAAAAAGGCCGGTTTTGAAGCTTTTTATGAAAATGAAGCCATTCCAACAGAATTCAATGACAGATGTAGTTTGTTGTATGTAGATGTGAAAAAAGTGAATGCATTTTTGATAACTAAACTTTTTATCACTCTTTCAGATTGTCAAGGAAAAATTGTTTTTCAATCTGAAATGGGGAAAAGTAAAGAGAAAGATTATGGAGTTGCTTATAACGAAGCACTCAATAAAGCTTTTCAATTTGTTAATGATTTAGGGTACAAATACAATGGAGCAGCAGTTCCTGTAGCTGCGGCAGAACCTGTAAAAGCAGCTGTAGCACAAGAAGTAAATCCGGTAGTGACAGTGACTCCGGTAATTTCGGTAATTGATAATAAGGTTTCAGAAAGTGTAGATTCTGGTTTACTTTATGCACAGCCTACACCTACAGGATTTCAATTAATTAATAGTGAACCTAAAGTCATTATGAAAATTTATAAAACATCTGTCAAAGATTATTATACCGCTGCAAAAGGAGAAGTTCAAGGCGTTTTGATAGCAAAAGACAATCAATGGTTTTTTGAATATTACCAAAACGACAAGTTGATTTCCGAAAAAGTAAACGTTAAGTTCTAGATTTCAGATTAAGAAGGTTAAATAACTTTTCTAAATAATATAAAGAAAAACGTCTTGAGTAATCAAGACGTTTTTCTTTATATTATTCACCACTCACGATTCACACTACATTCAATATCCATATTTATTTTTCCAACGGTTTTTAAGAAATTCCCTAGTTGAGTTTTCTCTCGAATTATTTCCCGGAACATACAAAGCAGTATTGCTGACCGCATCAGGCAGAAATTCCTGTTCGGCAAAATTGTTAGCATAATCATGTGAATATTTATAATCTTCGCCATACCCCAATTCCTTCATTAATTTAGTTGGCGCATTACGCAAATGAATGGGAACCGGTAAATCTCCGGTTTGTTTCACTAATTGTTGCGCGTTTCCAATCGCTAAATACGAAGCATTACTTTTTGGGGAAGTAGCTAAATAAATAGCACATTGGCTCAGCAAAATTCTACTTTCGGGATAACCAATCGTTGTCACCGCCTGAAAAGTATTATTCGCCATAATAAAAGCAGTCGGATTGGCATTTCCAATATCTTCGCTCGAAAGAATCAACATTCGTCGGGCAATAAATTTCACATCTTCGCCACCTTCAATCATTCTGGCAAGCCAATACACAGCGCCGTTAGGATCACTTCCGCGGATTGATTTTATAAATGCCGAAACAATATCATAATGTTGTTCGCCACTTTTGTCATACAAAACCGTATTTTGTTGCACCAATTCAAAAACGCGGTCATTTGTAATAGTCACTTCCTCGGCTTCTGAAGCATTTACAACCAACTCAAATATATTCAACAACTTGCGTCCGTCGCCTCCCGAAAGGCGCAATAAAGCTTCCGATTCTACTAAATTTATTTTTTTCTCTCGCAACATCACATCCGTCGTCATGGCGCGTTGCAGCAATGTTTCTAAATCCTGTTTCGTAAAAGCATTCAAAATATAAACCTGACAACGCGATAATAAAGCCGGAATCACCTCAAAACTCGGATTTTCGGTCGTGGCGCCAATAAGCGTAATCCAGCCTTTTTCGACCGCAGCCAGCAACGAATCCTGTTGTGATTTACTAAACCTGTGAATCTCATCAATAAAAAGAATCGGATTTTTGGTAGTAAAAAGTCCGCCACTTTGTTTCGCTTTCTCAATCACATCCCGAATATCTTTCACCCCGGAATTTATAGCGCTCAAAATATAAAACGGGCGCTTCGATTCCTGCGCAATAATTTGTGCCAAAGTCGTTTTCCCCGTTCCCGGTGGTCCCCAAAAAATTAAAGATGGAATAATTCCCTTTGCAATTTGTTGCGTCAAAGAGCCGTTTGGTCCCACCAAATGCGATTGACTGATATAATCTTCTAATTTTTGTGGGCGTATGCGTTCTGCCAGTGGTGCTTCCATTTGGTAAAATTACATAATTTTGAGTTTTTTCGAGTATAATTTTCCGAAGCAATTTCCAGCACTCCGTTTCAAGTCCTCGCCAGAACCGCTATTTTTCTAACCATAAAAGGAGCTTCCTCCGGTCGCTCTTTTCCGGCGAGAAAAATTAGCGGTTCCGGCTGCGGGCTTTTCACTTCGGTCTGGGCTAGGCATTCCTTTTCAAAACACTATTTTTGTGTACTATGACAAAATAGCATTAAAATATTTTTGGACAACTATTTGATTTATAAAAAACATCTAACCAACCCAAAGCCACAATGGATAACCATTTTAAATTTACAAATTCCGTTATCTTACTTCCCTTATTTTTTGTCCTGACCCTGTGGTTTGTTTTTTGGCTTGAAATCCGTTTTGATTTCGATTTTGTTCAAAACGGAATAAACCCCAGAACCTTTTCCGGTTTACAAGGCATAATTTTCAGTCCATTTATTCATTCAAATATTGAGCATTTATATAATAATTCATTGCCATTATTGGTATTGTTGGCAGCATTGCAATTTTTCTATTCTAAGCAAGCTTTGGCCGTTATTGGGTACGGAATATTGGTGTCAGGAATCTTAACTTGGATAATCGGACGCGGGAATTACCACATTGGCGCCAGTGGTTTGGTATATGTCTTAGTCAGTTTTATTTTTTTCAAAGGAATCCTGACAAAATATTATCGGTTAGTAGCCTTGTCGCTTGCAGTTGTTGTCGTTTACGGCGGAATGGTTTGGTATGTTTTTCCAAAAGTCGATGAAACCATTTCGTGGGAAGGACATTTAGCCGGATTGGTAACCGGATTGGCGCTTTCGTTGCTTTACAAAACATCCGAATATAAAAAGGTGCCAAAATACGATTGGGAACATCCTGATTTTAATCCGAACGAAGATAAATTTCTGCAGCGTTTTGATGAAAACGGCAATTTTGTAAACCTGCCAAAAGTAGAACCGGAAGAGGAATTTCAACCTTATTTTTCTATAAATTTACCTGTAATTTATACTGTTCTGCCCAACAAAAAAAAGGAATCAAAACCGTAGTCTTGATTCCTTTTTATATTTAATTTTTAATAGTATATCCGCAATTGGAATCCGCTATTATCTAACTTCTTTGTCTTACCGCTTCGTATAAAAATGCGCCACAAGCAACTGATACGTTCAAAGAACCGATGGTTCCAAACATAGGTAATTTAGCTTTTTCGTCAACAATTTTTAGCACAGAAGGGTTAATACCGCGATCTTCAGAACCCATTATTATAGCAACTGATTCTTTCAGGTTAACGTCATAAATGGTTTGTTCTGTTTTTTCGGTAGCGGCAACGGTTTTTATACCAGAACCTTGCAAGTAAAAAATAGCATCTTTAATATGTTCTACTTTACAAATAGGCACATTAAAAACAGCACCTGCAGATGTTTTAACCGTGTCTCCATTTACAGGAGCAGAACCGGCTTTTTGAACTATAATTCCGTTTACGCCAGTACATTCAGCAGTTCTGATGATAGCACCAAAATTACGCGCATCTGATATTTGATCTAATATTAAAAACAAAGGCACTTTGCCTGATTCAATTGTAGCTTCAACTAAATGTTCCAAATCAATAAAACCAATAGGCGATATGCTGGCTACGGCACCTTGGTGGTTGTTTGGTGTTAGTCTGTTTAATTTTTCAACCGGAACGTAAGAGAAATTTACATTAGCGCGTTTCATCACTTTCATCAAGTCCTTCATTAACTCGCCTGAAATTTCTTTTTGTATAAAGACTTTGTCTACTTCCTTCCCTGATTGTATAGCCTCGATAATGGCTCGTATTCCGAATATTAGATGTTCTTTTTCCATGGCGCAAAGATAGTTTTTTTGTTTTAGTATTCAACTTGGTTTTTTAGTCACTTTTCGGTTGTTTCAACGGAAAGGGCAAAACGCAATAGTATCAACAGAAACTAAACCATTCTGTGCTAATAGCAAAACTGATTTTTAAAGACAATTTATGCGCAATGAAAGCTTTATATCCCAAAAGGATAAGTGTCCGGAACTTGATTTTTTTCGGTTTGAATGTGTATCGGGTGTAAAGCGGTTGTTTCATCAAGAAAGATAAAAGCATCATAGCGTTCCGGTAAAATAGTTGGAACATAATTCCCGAATCTTTCGTGTTCAGGATTGTAAACAACCCCAATGGCGCGATGTCCTATAGGTGAGCCGAAGTTTTTTTTATCTTTAAGTTTATTCAACAAGAGTAATCTGTTTTTTCCTTTGCTTGCTTGATGAAAATAATGTTCCCAGCTTCCTTCGGTGGCTTCAGGGACTTTGATTTTTCTCATGTCATCACCCCAATTTCGTCCGGCAACTACACTTCCTTTATAGGAACCAAAACCTACTGCTACAACTCCATCATTTGAATGTTGTTCTCTCAATAATTGTCCTACATTGACCATTCCTTCGCTGGCCATATTTGTAGCGCGCGCATCACCAATGTGAGTGTTGTGTTCCCAAACAATTATTTTGGCTTCTTTACCATGAAATTTCATCAGGCGTTCTATTGTAGAAACCATATGCTCGTCGCGAATATTCCAAGATGCCGAACCTCTTTTTATCATAGCCCGATAATATTTTTCAGCGTTTCTTGCTACGAATGCATTCTGTTCTGTACTCATAACATTTTCGGCGTCCGAATTATAATTTTCGGCATTAGTTCTTATTTCAGTAAGCATTTGCAGAACTTCTTTTTCGCATAATTCAGGAACCAGAGCCGAAGCTCTTGCATAAGATTGCCCTTCATCCTGGCCAAAAGGTTCAAAACATTCCATTGCTTTTTTCGCACTTTGAAGTGCTTTCGAGTCATTTTTTTTAAGATATTCAATTATCGAATGCATTGATTCTCTGAAACTGTAAACATCCAATCCGTAAAATCCGATTCGTTTATCTGAGGACCGATTTTCGTTATAAATTTTCAACCAGTCTATAAATGCGGCAACTTCCCAATTTGCCCACATCCAGGTTGGCCATCGGTTGAATTCACTTATTACGCTGTATAAGTCGGTTCCTGAGTTTGAATATCCTTTTGCAAATCGATTTAAGCGATAGCAGTCCGGCCAGTCACCTTCAACACCTACAAAAGAAAAACCTTTTTCCTGAATGAGACGTTGGGTGATTTTAGCTCTCCAAGTATAGTATTCATGTGTTCCGTGAGAGGCTTCGCCAAGCAAAACATATTTTGCAGTTCCGATATATTCCATTAAAGGGTCTAAGTCTTCCAGAGTTTCTAATGCTGAAGAAGAATGGCTCAATGATTCGATAATTTCTTTAGAATTATTGATCGTTTTTATGCTTTTATGTGTTTCCATTATAGCTTTTTTTTAAAATGATTAATTCAGGATTAATATCTGGTTAAGCTTGGTTTTGTGTCATCAAAAAGACTATGTAAAATTAAATTAAATATTTGATAATGAGTGTTTTATGTTGTTTTTATTTTTGAGGTGTTTGTGAATAAATAAAAAAGTTTCCATTTTTTATGGCTAAAGGGTTTAGGACTTTTTTAAGTGCATTTTTTTTCAATTAAACGGGAGAAATATAACATTTGGCTACAAAATAATTATAAAATGGATTTTAGCTTTTTTTGTCTAAAAATTACAACGTTTTCGTTAATAACATTCAAAAATTTTGTATAATCATTAAAAAAGATGTAATATATTTGTAATTATAAATAAAAAGTTCAACATTTTAAATAAATTGATATGAGTATTATTATTAAAATTCACGCAAGACAAATTTTTGATTCTAGAGGAAATCCTACTATTGAGGTTGATGTAGTTACAGAAAACGGTGTTTTGGGTAGAGCAGCAGTTCCATCAGGAGCTTCAACAGGAGAACACGAAGCAGTAGAATTACGTGATGGTGGAAAAGCATTTTTAGGAAAAGGAGTTTTGAATGCGGTGAAGAATGTTAATACTTTAATTGCAGAAGAGTTAATTGGAACATCTGTTTTTGAACAAAATGTAATCGATCAAATGATGATTGATTTAGATGGTACACCAAACAAATCAAGTTTAGGAGCTAATGCTATTCTTGGAGTTTCTCTTGCTGTTGCAAAAGCAGCTGCAAATGAATTAGGTCTTCCTTTATACAGATATATCGGTGGAGTTTCGGCAAACACTTTGCCAGTTCCTATGATGAACATCATCAATGGTGGATCTCACTCTGATGCGCCGATTGCGTTTCAAGAATTTATGATTTTCCCTGTAAAAGCAACTTCTTTTTCTCATGCAATGCAAATGGGAACTGAGATTTTTCATAGCTTGAAAAAAGTATTACACGATAGAGGTCTTTCAACAGCAGTAGGTGATGAAGGTGGTTTTGCACCAAATTTAGCCGGTGGAACAGAAGATGCTTTAGATACTATCAAAAAAGCTGTAGAAGCAGCAGGTTATACTTTTGGAGACGAAGTTATGATTGCGCTTGACTGTGCATCTTCAGAATTTTATGTAGATGGTAAATATGATTATTCTAAATTCGAAGGAGAAACAGGAAAAATCAGATCGTCTGCAGAACAAGTGGAATATTTAGCTGAATTAGTAGCTAAATATCCAATTATTTCTATCGAAGACGGTATGTATGAAAATGACTGGGATGGATGGAAATTATTAACAGAGAAAATTGGTGATAAAGTACAATTAGTTGGAGATGATTTGTTTGTAACTAACGTAGAGCGTTTGTCTACAGGTATCGAAAAAGGAATCGCAAACTCAATTTTAGTAAAAGTAAACCAAATTGGTACTTTGACTGAAACTATTGCAGCTGTAAACATGGCGAAAAATGCAGGGTATACTTCAGTAATGTCTCACCGTTCAGGAGAAACAGAAGACAATACTATTGCAGATTTAGCAGTAGCATTGAATTGTGGTCAAATTAAAACAGGTTCAGCTTCTCGTTCAGATCGTATGGCAAAATACAATCAATTATTGAGAATTGAAGAAGAATTAGGAAATACTGCTTATTTTCCAGGTAAAAATGCCTTTAAAATAAAATAATTCTTCAAAATAGCATTTTAAAAGCCATTTGCCATTTGCAAGTGGCTTTTTTTTTGAATTTTAACATTTTCATTTCGATATTCATTTTTTAATTAATGCGGAATTCCTTAGATTTGGTAATTATTATTTAATAAAGTTTATTTCCTATTATATTATGTCAAAAATAGCAACATTAGAAATAGATGGTAACAAATTTGAGCTTCCTATTGTTATAGGAAGTGAGAACGAGGCTGCTGTCGATATTAGTAAATTACGTGATCAATCGGGAGTTATTACTCTTGATCCAGGTTACAAAAATTCAGGTTCATGTAAGAGTGAAATCACTTTCCTGGACGGTGAGTTGGGTATTTTGCGTTACCGTGGATATGCAATTGAAGATTTAGCTGAAAAAGCACATTTTCTTGAAGTGTCTTATTTAGTTATTTTCGGTGAATTGCCAACAGCCAGCCAATTATTGCAATATGAGACTGATATCAGAAAATATACTTTGGTAAATGAAGAAATGAAAAGCATCATTGATGGTTTTCCAAAAACGGCACATCCAATGGGTGTTTTATCGGCGTTGACAAGTGCTTTAACGGCATTCAATCCAAAGTCAGTAAATGCTGAGAATGAAAAAGAAATGTATGAGGCAGTTTGTAAAACCATGGGTAAATTCTTGGTTATTGCAACTTGGACTTATAGAAAAAGTATGGGTTTCCCTTTGAATTATTATGATAATACAAAAGGATATGTAGAAAACTTTATGCATTTAATGTTTGAATTACCAACGGGACCTTATACACCAGATCCTGTAGTTATAAATGCACTTGATAAACTTTTTATTCTTCATGCAGATCACGAACAAAACTGTTCTACATCTACAGTAAGAATGGTGGGTTCTTCTCATGCAGGATTATTTGCTTCAATCTCTGCAGGAGTTTCTGCACTTTGGGGACCGTTGCACGGTGGAGCTAATCAAGCTGTTCTTGAAATGTTGGAAGACATTCAAAAAGATGGTGGTGATGCCGACAAATATTTAGCGAAAGCCAAAGATAAAAATGATCCTTTCCGTTTAATGGGATTTGGTCACAGAGTTTATAAAAATTTCGATCCAAGAGCAAAAATTATCAAAAAAGCTGCAGATGAGGTTTTATCTACTTTAGGAGTAGATGATCCAATTTTGTCTATTGCAAAAAGATTAGAAGAGTCTGCTTTGCAAGATGATTATTTTAAATCAAGAAATCTATATCCAAACGTAGATTTCTATTCTGGTATTATTTACAGAGCGTTAGGAATTCCAACGGATATGTTTACCGTTATGTTTGCAATTGGAAGATTGCCAGGATGGATTGCACAATGGAAAGAAATGCGTGAAAACAAAGAGCCGATAGGAAGGCCAAGACAAATATATGTAGGATATCCTTTGAGGGAATTCAAGAGATCTCAGGAATAAATAAACTTAAAAAGCTTCACTAATCGGTGAAGCTTTTTTATTTTTTTATCTTTGTCAAAATTCAATAGAAATATGCTAGAATTAAATATAAAGAATGAAACCTCAAGACTGCGTGCCGTAGTTTTAGGAACGGCCATTAATAATGGGCCGACACCATCTATTGAAGAAGCTTATGATCCCAAATCATTAGAGCACATTTTGGCGGGAACTTACCCAAAAGAATCTGAAATGGTAGTTGAAATGGAGGCTTTTAATGCCGTACTGAAAAAATATCAGGTTACTGTTTTTCGTCCCCAATTAATAGAAAATTACAATCAAATTTTCACAAGAGATATTGGCTTTGTTATAGACGATACGTTTATTAAATCGAATATTTTGCCGGATAGAGAACGGGAATTAGATGCGATTCAATATGTAATTGATCAAATAAATCCAGCAAAAGTCGTTCGTCCTCCAGAGGAAGTTCATATTGAAGGCGGCGACGTGATGCTATGGAACAATTATATTTTTATTGGTACTTATAAAGGAAGCGATTATAAAGATTACATTACAGCAAGAACAAATTGGCAAGGTGTTGAATACATCAAACAGTTGTTTCCAAATAAAATCGTCAAAGAATTTGATTTAGTAAAATCTAAAATTGAAGCGCGTGATAATGCGTTGCATTTAGATTGTTGTTTTCAGCCTGTCGGAACTGACAAGGGAATTATTTACAAAAGAGGATTTCGGGAAGAAGCTGATTATATGTTTCTGGTAAATCTTTTTGGAAAAGAAAACCTATTTCACATTACAAGAGAAGAAATGTATCATATGAACTCAAATGTTTTTTCTATTGCTCCAGATGTAGTGGTGTCCGAAAGAAATTTTACGAGATTAAACAATTGGTTGCGGGCAAATAATTTTACGGTTGAAGAAATTCCGTATGCAGAGATTGCAAAACAAGAAGGATTATTACGATGTTCGACTTTACCTTTAATTAGAGATTAAAAAAAACGTAGCGACTGCAATTCGTTTCTGCGAAAAATAAAAAATATAAAAATGAAACAAACTACCAATTCCATATTGATGATTCGCCCGGTTGCGTTTCGTATGAACGAGCAAACCGCTGTAAATAATTATTATCAGAAAGTGCTTGATGGTCTTTTGCCGTCAACAGTAAATGCTAAAGCGCAACAGGAATTTGATGCTTTTGTTGCAAAACTAAGAGCTGTTGGTGTTGAGGTTATTGTAGTGGATGATGTTTTAAATCCTGATACACCAGATAGTATTTTTCCAAACAATTGGATTTCTTTTCATGAAAATGGAGATGTCGCTTTATATCCTATGTTTGCAGAAAACCGTCGTCTGGAACGGCGTGAAGATATTTTGGACATTCTGGAAGAAGAAGGATTCATAATTAATAATATTATGGATTATACTTCGGCAGAGGAAGATGGTTTTTTCTTGGAAGGAACGGGAAGTTTAGTTTTAGACCGAGAAAACGGAAAAGCCTATTGCGCATTGTCACCAAGATCGGATGAGGAATTATTTATAGAATTCTGTGAAGATTTTGAATTTACACCGGTTATTTTCGAAGCTTTTCAAACCGTTAATCAAGAACGTAAATTGATTTATCATACCAATGTAATGATGTGTTTGGGAGAAACGTTTGCCGTTATTTGTGCCGATGCTATCGATGATAAAAAAGAACGCAAAATGGTACTCGAAAGTTTGAGAGGAGATGAAAAGGAAGTTGTTCTTATTACAGAAGCCCAAGTCAATAATTTTGCAGGAAATATGCTTGAGGTTAAAGGAACTGATGACAGACGCTATTTAGTAATGAGTGCTTCGGCACATCAAAGTTTGACCAAAAAACAAATTGCCCAACTCGAAGAACATGTAACTATTTTAAGCTCGAGCTTAGATACTATCGAGGCTTGTGGCGGAGGAAGTGCCCGATGTATGATGGCAGAGATTTTTTTGCCAAGAGCATAAATAAGAAAAATAACCCTGAAAGAGTTTATCCTTTTTCAGGGTTTTTATTTTAAAGTAAATTTCCTTTGATGATATTCAGGATGGCACTTACGATATATTGAATCCCAATGGCAATTACTATGAAACCTACAATTCTGGAGATGGCTACAATTCCGGATGCGCCAAGTATTTTGGCTAAATAATGTGCGCTTCTGAGGATAACGAAAATGGCTATGGCAATTGCTAAAATAGCCAAAGTAGAAATAATAATTTCCCGGGTTGAATGGTGCTCCTGATAAAAAGCAATAAGTAATGAAATAGAACCAGGTCCTGCCAGCATTGGGATAGCTAATGGAGTTAATGCGATATCATTTCGTTTTTGCGCATCGGTTTCTATTTTTTTATTAATACCTCTCTTTTTGTTGAATTTTCCCGAAAGCAATGAAAATCCAGAACTTACAATGATGATACCTCCGGCAATACGGAGCGCATCAATGCTGACTCCAAAAAAAGTCAACACATATTGTCCTATAAAAAAAGAGACGATAAGAATAATAAAGACATTTACAGCGGTCCATAATGAAATTCTGGAACGCTCTTTTTTAGAATCTTCATGTGTAAGTCCCACGAAAATAGGAACTGT
This region of Flavobacterium lacustre genomic DNA includes:
- a CDS encoding MarC family NAAT transporter, with the protein product MDLFIYLFAALFSVLNPIGTVPIFVGLTHEDSKKERSRISLWTAVNVFIILIVSFFIGQYVLTFFGVSIDALRIAGGIIIVSSGFSLLSGKFNKKRGINKKIETDAQKRNDIALTPLAIPMLAGPGSISLLIAFYQEHHSTREIIISTLAILAIAIAIFVILRSAHYLAKILGASGIVAISRIVGFIVIAIGIQYIVSAILNIIKGNLL
- a CDS encoding replication-associated recombination protein A, producing MEAPLAERIRPQKLEDYISQSHLVGPNGSLTQQIAKGIIPSLIFWGPPGTGKTTLAQIIAQESKRPFYILSAINSGVKDIRDVIEKAKQSGGLFTTKNPILFIDEIHRFSKSQQDSLLAAVEKGWITLIGATTENPSFEVIPALLSRCQVYILNAFTKQDLETLLQRAMTTDVMLREKKINLVESEALLRLSGGDGRKLLNIFELVVNASEAEEVTITNDRVFELVQQNTVLYDKSGEQHYDIVSAFIKSIRGSDPNGAVYWLARMIEGGEDVKFIARRMLILSSEDIGNANPTAFIMANNTFQAVTTIGYPESRILLSQCAIYLATSPKSNASYLAIGNAQQLVKQTGDLPVPIHLRNAPTKLMKELGYGEDYKYSHDYANNFAEQEFLPDAVSNTALYVPGNNSRENSTREFLKNRWKNKYGY
- the rlmB gene encoding 23S rRNA (guanosine(2251)-2'-O)-methyltransferase RlmB, producing MEKEHLIFGIRAIIEAIQSGKEVDKVFIQKEISGELMKDLMKVMKRANVNFSYVPVEKLNRLTPNNHQGAVASISPIGFIDLEHLVEATIESGKVPLFLILDQISDARNFGAIIRTAECTGVNGIIVQKAGSAPVNGDTVKTSAGAVFNVPICKVEHIKDAIFYLQGSGIKTVAATEKTEQTIYDVNLKESVAIIMGSEDRGINPSVLKIVDEKAKLPMFGTIGSLNVSVACGAFLYEAVRQRS
- a CDS encoding dimethylarginine dimethylaminohydrolase family protein; this translates as MLELNIKNETSRLRAVVLGTAINNGPTPSIEEAYDPKSLEHILAGTYPKESEMVVEMEAFNAVLKKYQVTVFRPQLIENYNQIFTRDIGFVIDDTFIKSNILPDRERELDAIQYVIDQINPAKVVRPPEEVHIEGGDVMLWNNYIFIGTYKGSDYKDYITARTNWQGVEYIKQLFPNKIVKEFDLVKSKIEARDNALHLDCCFQPVGTDKGIIYKRGFREEADYMFLVNLFGKENLFHITREEMYHMNSNVFSIAPDVVVSERNFTRLNNWLRANNFTVEEIPYAEIAKQEGLLRCSTLPLIRD
- the ctlX gene encoding citrulline utilization hydrolase CtlX, yielding MKQTTNSILMIRPVAFRMNEQTAVNNYYQKVLDGLLPSTVNAKAQQEFDAFVAKLRAVGVEVIVVDDVLNPDTPDSIFPNNWISFHENGDVALYPMFAENRRLERREDILDILEEEGFIINNIMDYTSAEEDGFFLEGTGSLVLDRENGKAYCALSPRSDEELFIEFCEDFEFTPVIFEAFQTVNQERKLIYHTNVMMCLGETFAVICADAIDDKKERKMVLESLRGDEKEVVLITEAQVNNFAGNMLEVKGTDDRRYLVMSASAHQSLTKKQIAQLEEHVTILSSSLDTIEACGGGSARCMMAEIFLPRA
- the eno gene encoding phosphopyruvate hydratase, yielding MSIIIKIHARQIFDSRGNPTIEVDVVTENGVLGRAAVPSGASTGEHEAVELRDGGKAFLGKGVLNAVKNVNTLIAEELIGTSVFEQNVIDQMMIDLDGTPNKSSLGANAILGVSLAVAKAAANELGLPLYRYIGGVSANTLPVPMMNIINGGSHSDAPIAFQEFMIFPVKATSFSHAMQMGTEIFHSLKKVLHDRGLSTAVGDEGGFAPNLAGGTEDALDTIKKAVEAAGYTFGDEVMIALDCASSEFYVDGKYDYSKFEGETGKIRSSAEQVEYLAELVAKYPIISIEDGMYENDWDGWKLLTEKIGDKVQLVGDDLFVTNVERLSTGIEKGIANSILVKVNQIGTLTETIAAVNMAKNAGYTSVMSHRSGETEDNTIADLAVALNCGQIKTGSASRSDRMAKYNQLLRIEEELGNTAYFPGKNAFKIK
- a CDS encoding rhomboid family intramembrane serine protease codes for the protein MDNHFKFTNSVILLPLFFVLTLWFVFWLEIRFDFDFVQNGINPRTFSGLQGIIFSPFIHSNIEHLYNNSLPLLVLLAALQFFYSKQALAVIGYGILVSGILTWIIGRGNYHIGASGLVYVLVSFIFFKGILTKYYRLVALSLAVVVVYGGMVWYVFPKVDETISWEGHLAGLVTGLALSLLYKTSEYKKVPKYDWEHPDFNPNEDKFLQRFDENGNFVNLPKVEPEEEFQPYFSINLPVIYTVLPNKKKESKP
- a CDS encoding erythromycin esterase family protein; translated protein: METHKSIKTINNSKEIIESLSHSSSALETLEDLDPLMEYIGTAKYVLLGEASHGTHEYYTWRAKITQRLIQEKGFSFVGVEGDWPDCYRLNRFAKGYSNSGTDLYSVISEFNRWPTWMWANWEVAAFIDWLKIYNENRSSDKRIGFYGLDVYSFRESMHSIIEYLKKNDSKALQSAKKAMECFEPFGQDEGQSYARASALVPELCEKEVLQMLTEIRTNAENYNSDAENVMSTEQNAFVARNAEKYYRAMIKRGSASWNIRDEHMVSTIERLMKFHGKEAKIIVWEHNTHIGDARATNMASEGMVNVGQLLREQHSNDGVVAVGFGSYKGSVVAGRNWGDDMRKIKVPEATEGSWEHYFHQASKGKNRLLLLNKLKDKKNFGSPIGHRAIGVVYNPEHERFGNYVPTILPERYDAFIFLDETTALHPIHIQTEKNQVPDTYPFGI
- a CDS encoding citrate synthase is translated as MSKIATLEIDGNKFELPIVIGSENEAAVDISKLRDQSGVITLDPGYKNSGSCKSEITFLDGELGILRYRGYAIEDLAEKAHFLEVSYLVIFGELPTASQLLQYETDIRKYTLVNEEMKSIIDGFPKTAHPMGVLSALTSALTAFNPKSVNAENEKEMYEAVCKTMGKFLVIATWTYRKSMGFPLNYYDNTKGYVENFMHLMFELPTGPYTPDPVVINALDKLFILHADHEQNCSTSTVRMVGSSHAGLFASISAGVSALWGPLHGGANQAVLEMLEDIQKDGGDADKYLAKAKDKNDPFRLMGFGHRVYKNFDPRAKIIKKAADEVLSTLGVDDPILSIAKRLEESALQDDYFKSRNLYPNVDFYSGIIYRALGIPTDMFTVMFAIGRLPGWIAQWKEMRENKEPIGRPRQIYVGYPLREFKRSQE
- a CDS encoding YjjG family noncanonical pyrimidine nucleotidase, which encodes MKNTNIRHIFFDLDHTLWDFDKNSELTFETIFNTNHPTIETAAFIEKYVPINQACWKLYQYDKITHAELRYARLKHSFDALQYTISDAEIDQIAEDYIRLLPENNNLFEGTFEILDYLSKNYTLHIITNGFAEVQYKKISNSKIGSYFQTITNSEMAGVKKPNPIIFEYALDLAKAKKENSIMIGDCLEADVQGALDVGLEAIFFNANKVDVSQNIVQINHLLELKKYL